A portion of the Burkholderia sp. GAS332 genome contains these proteins:
- a CDS encoding Uncharacterized conserved protein, cupin superfamily, whose translation MSNQARELLKATEIDAMEPQRSVHPLNERAVRLKRSLSDMTGLTQFGFHLITIQPGHESTEYHRHLYEEECVYILSGTGEAMIDNQVHEVGPGDFMGFARGGAAHTLSNTGRIPLVLIVAGQRLEQDVCDYPHKGKRLYAAGTNKVFVDLPNESKD comes from the coding sequence GTGTCGAATCAAGCACGCGAGCTGTTGAAGGCAACCGAAATCGACGCAATGGAGCCGCAGCGCTCCGTGCATCCATTGAATGAACGAGCGGTTCGTCTTAAGAGGTCGTTGAGCGACATGACCGGGCTCACGCAGTTCGGCTTTCACCTCATCACGATCCAGCCGGGGCACGAGTCCACCGAATATCATCGCCACCTTTACGAAGAGGAGTGTGTCTACATCCTCTCAGGCACGGGCGAGGCGATGATCGACAATCAGGTGCACGAAGTTGGACCCGGAGACTTCATGGGTTTTGCACGCGGAGGCGCCGCACATACGTTGTCGAATACTGGCCGCATCCCTCTTGTGCTTATCGTCGCCGGTCAGAGGCTGGAGCAAGATGTTTGCGACTACCCACACAAAGGCAAGCGCCTGTATGCGGCGGGCACGAATAAGGTTTTCGTGGACCTTCCCAACGAGAGCAAAGACTAA
- a CDS encoding FAD/FMN-containing dehydrogenase produces the protein MLASAQAATSGALARVRPGDQGWPSEAQWNELGQQVGNALVKVHSPLMTCLNSPDSDDCKQLFKELKNPYFLGDEAGLTQSLGWVDAWTSMPSVYAVAARNTNDVVAAVNFARRNNVRLVVKGGGHSYQGTSNAPDSLLVWTRKMNDISLHDAFVGEGCEGRASPVRAVTVGAGALWAHVYDAVTTQAGGYVQGGGCMTVGVAGLIQSGGFGNYSKAYGLAAGSLLEAEVVTADGAVRIANACTHPDLFWGLKGGGGGSLGVVTRLTLRVYELPETFGGVNMTIRAASAPAFRRLIGLIVDFYQQKLLNPHWGGQIILRRINVLQIAMVFQGLSRSEAQAVWQPFMDTIARAPDDFKLEFSLLKIVASSARSFWAPTMIKKLLGFISTDDRPGAPKSNVFWTDDQWDAGHVLHGYDSAWLPATLLQDGQRQTLADALFAATRHWAVSLHINKGLAGAPAEAIAAARDTAMNPAVLDAFALLICQAAEPPAYPGIPGHEPDTALSHRDAQAIGHAMDEVRKRVPSAGSYVAESNFFDADWQQSFWGSNYSRLLAVKDRYDPDGLFFVHHGVGSERWSADGFTRVA, from the coding sequence ATGCTCGCATCGGCGCAAGCCGCGACATCCGGAGCGCTTGCTCGTGTGCGTCCGGGCGATCAGGGCTGGCCGTCCGAGGCGCAGTGGAACGAACTCGGCCAGCAAGTCGGCAATGCGCTGGTCAAAGTGCATTCTCCCTTGATGACTTGCCTGAACTCGCCCGATAGCGACGACTGCAAGCAGCTATTCAAAGAACTCAAGAATCCTTATTTTCTCGGCGACGAGGCGGGTCTGACGCAATCCCTCGGCTGGGTAGATGCGTGGACATCGATGCCCAGCGTCTATGCGGTGGCCGCCCGCAATACGAACGACGTCGTCGCCGCGGTCAACTTTGCACGCCGGAACAATGTGCGCCTCGTGGTGAAAGGCGGCGGCCACAGCTATCAAGGCACTTCGAATGCGCCGGACTCTCTGCTGGTCTGGACGCGAAAAATGAACGACATCAGCCTGCACGACGCGTTTGTCGGTGAGGGATGCGAGGGTCGCGCCTCGCCCGTGCGAGCGGTCACGGTGGGTGCCGGCGCGCTCTGGGCGCACGTCTATGACGCGGTCACTACGCAGGCCGGGGGTTATGTGCAAGGTGGTGGCTGTATGACGGTTGGTGTGGCCGGCCTCATCCAGAGCGGTGGATTCGGGAACTATTCCAAGGCATACGGACTGGCGGCGGGAAGCCTGCTCGAAGCCGAAGTCGTCACGGCGGACGGTGCTGTTCGGATCGCCAATGCCTGCACCCATCCGGATCTGTTCTGGGGGCTGAAAGGCGGCGGAGGCGGCAGCCTGGGTGTGGTCACACGACTGACGCTGCGGGTCTACGAATTGCCCGAAACCTTCGGCGGGGTGAACATGACGATCAGGGCCGCATCGGCGCCCGCGTTTCGCCGGCTGATCGGCCTGATCGTGGACTTCTATCAACAGAAACTGCTTAACCCGCACTGGGGCGGACAGATCATCCTGCGCCGCATCAACGTCCTTCAGATCGCCATGGTTTTCCAGGGGCTCAGCCGCAGCGAAGCGCAAGCAGTCTGGCAACCGTTCATGGATACGATCGCTCGCGCACCGGATGATTTCAAGCTCGAGTTCTCGCTACTCAAGATCGTGGCGAGCTCGGCTCGCAGTTTCTGGGCGCCGACAATGATCAAGAAACTCCTCGGTTTCATCAGTACCGACGACAGGCCGGGCGCGCCCAAAAGCAATGTCTTCTGGACGGACGACCAATGGGATGCAGGTCACGTCTTGCACGGCTACGATTCCGCGTGGCTTCCCGCGACCTTATTGCAAGACGGCCAGCGTCAAACCCTAGCCGATGCGCTGTTTGCTGCGACCCGCCACTGGGCGGTATCACTTCACATCAACAAGGGTCTGGCAGGGGCGCCGGCCGAGGCCATCGCTGCCGCCAGAGACACGGCAATGAACCCGGCCGTGCTCGATGCCTTCGCCCTGCTCATCTGCCAGGCCGCGGAGCCGCCAGCCTATCCCGGCATTCCCGGCCACGAGCCCGACACCGCGCTGTCGCACCGCGACGCGCAGGCCATCGGACACGCAATGGACGAAGTGCGCAAGCGGGTTCCGAGCGCCGGTTCTTATGTAGCCGAAAGTAATTTCTTCGATGCGGACTGGCAGCAGTCCTTCTGGGGCTCGAATTACAGCAGGCTGCTCGCCGTTAAGGATCGGTATGACCCCGATGGCTTGTTTTTCGTTCATCATGGCGTAGGGAGCGAACGCTGGAGCGCCGACGGTTTCACCCGGGTCGCTTGA